From the Bacillus tuaregi genome, one window contains:
- the ssb gene encoding single-stranded DNA-binding protein — protein MLNRVVLVGRLTKDPELRYTPSGVAVATFTLAVNRTFSNQQGEREADFINCVVWRKQAENVANFLKKGSLAGVDGRIQTRNYEGQDGKRVYVTEIVAESVQFLEPKGGSGGGGNRGDFGNAGFGGGPQDYGYGNNNQNQQRQQPNKPNNQGYTRIDEDPFAQDGQIDISDDDLPF, from the coding sequence ATGTTAAATCGTGTTGTTCTTGTTGGCCGTTTAACGAAGGACCCTGAGCTGCGTTATACGCCAAGTGGTGTAGCTGTTGCTACCTTTACGTTGGCTGTGAATCGTACATTTTCAAATCAACAAGGTGAACGGGAAGCAGACTTTATTAATTGCGTTGTTTGGCGTAAACAGGCTGAAAACGTGGCAAACTTCTTGAAAAAAGGTAGTCTTGCCGGTGTGGATGGACGTATCCAAACACGAAATTATGAGGGACAAGATGGCAAACGCGTTTATGTTACAGAGATTGTAGCTGAAAGTGTACAATTTCTTGAGCCTAAAGGTGGTTCCGGTGGCGGCGGTAACAGAGGCGACTTTGGTAACGCCGGCTTTGGCGGTGGTCCGCAGGATTACGGATATGGAAACAACAATCAGAATCAGCAGCGCCAACAACCAAATAAACCTAATAACCAAGGCTATACTCGTATAGATGAAGATCCATTTGCTCAGGATGGTCAAATTGATATTTCTGACGATGATCTTCCATTCTAA
- the noc gene encoding nucleoid occlusion protein: MKHSFSRFFGLGEKGDRLGMENSADADLDEIVENEEIKKIPIDQIVPNRFQPRTIFDDDKIEELSRTIHTHGIIQPIVVREFGQGTYEIIAGERRWRAMKKLGWDVVPAIIKNFNDTETASVALIENLQREELSPIEEAIAYGKLLELHQLTQEALAQRLGKGQSTVANKLRLLKLPQEVQDALLNKTITERHARSLIPLKNPEKQVKLLEEIIEKNLNVKQTEDRVAKLLEQLVVKPKPKRKAFSKDMRIAVNTIRQSLSMVTDSGIKLDTHEEEHEEYYQFTIKIPKKNKSK; this comes from the coding sequence ATGAAGCATTCTTTTTCACGCTTTTTTGGCCTCGGCGAAAAGGGAGATCGGTTAGGGATGGAGAATTCGGCTGATGCTGATCTTGATGAAATTGTAGAAAATGAAGAAATAAAAAAAATTCCAATCGATCAAATTGTACCAAATCGTTTTCAACCAAGAACCATTTTTGATGACGATAAAATTGAGGAATTATCCCGTACGATTCATACGCATGGGATTATTCAGCCAATTGTGGTAAGAGAATTTGGACAGGGTACTTACGAAATTATTGCCGGTGAACGCCGGTGGCGGGCAATGAAAAAACTTGGTTGGGACGTCGTTCCGGCCATTATTAAAAACTTTAATGATACAGAAACAGCCTCAGTTGCGCTAATTGAGAACCTTCAGCGGGAGGAGCTTTCCCCGATTGAGGAGGCAATTGCCTATGGGAAACTGCTAGAGCTTCATCAATTAACACAGGAGGCACTGGCTCAGAGGCTTGGAAAAGGGCAGTCAACGGTTGCGAATAAGCTGCGACTGCTTAAGCTGCCACAAGAAGTACAGGATGCTTTATTGAACAAAACCATTACAGAGAGACATGCCCGTTCACTCATTCCGCTTAAGAATCCGGAAAAGCAAGTGAAGCTATTGGAAGAAATTATCGAAAAGAATCTGAATGTGAAGCAGACGGAGGACCGTGTTGCGAAATTGCTGGAGCAGTTGGTTGTGAAGCCGAAGCCAAAACGAAAGGCCTTCAGCAAGGATATGCGAATTGCTGTTAATACTATTCGGCAATCATTATCAATGGTTACAGACAGTGGAATTAAGCTTGATACACATGAAGAGGAACATGAGGAATACTATCAATTTACTATAAAAATACCAAAGAAAAATAAATCTAAATGA
- a CDS encoding DUF951 domain-containing protein: METKEFGLNDVVEMKKAHPCGTNRWKIIRLGMDIRIKCEGCSHSVLIPRKEFARKMKKILVKHVEETE; the protein is encoded by the coding sequence ATGGAAACAAAGGAATTTGGTTTAAATGATGTTGTGGAAATGAAAAAGGCCCATCCTTGTGGAACGAACCGCTGGAAGATCATCAGATTAGGGATGGACATACGGATTAAATGTGAAGGCTGCTCACACAGTGTGCTGATTCCAAGAAAAGAGTTTGCCCGAAAAATGAAAAAAATCCTTGTAAAGCATGTGGAAGAGACCGAATAA
- the ychF gene encoding redox-regulated ATPase YchF: protein MALTAGIVGLPNVGKSTLFNAITQAGAESANYPFCTIDPNVGVVEVPDHRLNNLTELVQPKKTVPTTFEFTDIAGIVKGASKGEGLGNKFLSHIREVDAICQVVRCFEDENITHVSGKVNPIDDIEVINLELILADLESVEKRIGRVEKLAKQKDKDAVIEFEALQKLKEAFEADKPARTVEFTEEEQKYVKALHLLTIKPVLYVANVGEDDVADPSENPYVQMVKEYAAKEEAEVIVICAKIEEEISELEGEEKEMFLSELGIAESGLDQLIRAAYSLLGLATYFTAGVQEVRAWTFRTGMKAPQCAGVIHSDFEKGFIRAETVSYEDLLAAGNMVAAKEAGKVRLEGKDYVVKDGDVMHFRFNV from the coding sequence ATGGCTTTAACAGCTGGAATAGTAGGATTGCCGAACGTCGGAAAGTCTACATTATTTAATGCAATCACACAGGCGGGGGCGGAGTCTGCGAACTACCCGTTTTGTACGATTGACCCGAATGTAGGGGTTGTAGAGGTGCCTGACCACAGGCTTAATAATTTAACAGAACTAGTTCAACCGAAAAAGACCGTACCAACGACCTTTGAATTTACCGATATTGCCGGGATTGTTAAGGGTGCAAGTAAGGGTGAAGGGTTAGGGAATAAATTCCTTTCCCATATCCGTGAAGTGGACGCCATTTGTCAGGTGGTTCGCTGCTTTGAGGATGAGAATATTACCCATGTATCCGGTAAAGTAAATCCAATTGATGATATTGAAGTCATTAATCTTGAATTGATTTTAGCGGACCTTGAATCAGTTGAAAAACGGATAGGCCGTGTTGAAAAGTTAGCGAAACAAAAAGATAAGGATGCTGTTATTGAGTTTGAAGCCCTGCAAAAGCTGAAGGAAGCCTTTGAAGCGGACAAGCCGGCGAGAACAGTAGAATTTACCGAGGAAGAGCAAAAGTATGTCAAGGCTCTTCACCTTCTGACGATTAAGCCTGTTCTTTATGTAGCCAATGTAGGTGAAGATGATGTAGCAGATCCATCAGAGAATCCTTATGTGCAAATGGTAAAGGAATATGCAGCCAAAGAAGAGGCTGAGGTTATTGTTATCTGCGCGAAGATTGAGGAGGAAATCTCTGAGCTTGAAGGAGAGGAAAAGGAAATGTTCCTTTCAGAGCTTGGAATTGCTGAATCAGGTCTTGACCAGCTGATTAGAGCAGCTTATAGCCTATTAGGACTTGCTACGTATTTTACAGCAGGTGTTCAGGAGGTTCGTGCGTGGACATTCCGTACAGGAATGAAGGCTCCACAATGTGCTGGTGTCATTCACTCCGACTTTGAAAAAGGCTTTATCCGTGCTGAAACAGTTTCCTATGAAGACCTATTAGCAGCAGGAAATATGGTTGCTGCAAAAGAGGCTGGTAAAGTACGCCTTGAAGGTAAGGATTATGTAGTAAAAGACGGAGACGTTATGCACTTCCGTTTTAATGTATAA
- the yyaC gene encoding spore protease YyaC, with the protein MNYKSSIFNKVKNEAARVNHNEQDAADKVAKELFALMPTSLSNRPIVFVCIGTDRSTGDSLGPLIGTLLQERAPQSFHVYGTLENPIHALNLAEKLTEIKTKHLNPFIIGIDACLGRLKSVGVIQIGSGPVKPGSGVNKDLPAVGDIHITGIVNVSGFMEYFVLQNTRLHLVMEMARTIADGIYHTSKLYEPSYFSKLKWQIGQEQEQTP; encoded by the coding sequence TTGAATTATAAAAGTAGCATTTTTAATAAAGTAAAAAATGAAGCAGCGAGAGTGAACCATAATGAGCAGGATGCAGCAGACAAGGTGGCAAAGGAGCTATTTGCGCTAATGCCAACATCCCTAAGCAATAGACCGATTGTCTTTGTCTGCATCGGAACAGACCGTTCAACCGGTGACTCATTAGGTCCACTAATTGGCACTTTACTCCAAGAAAGAGCACCCCAATCCTTTCACGTCTATGGTACTTTAGAAAATCCGATACATGCCTTAAACTTAGCTGAGAAATTAACAGAAATTAAAACAAAGCATCTAAACCCGTTTATTATTGGCATTGACGCCTGCTTAGGAAGACTTAAAAGTGTCGGTGTTATTCAAATTGGCTCTGGTCCAGTCAAGCCTGGGTCAGGCGTAAATAAGGATCTTCCTGCTGTTGGTGACATCCATATTACAGGCATTGTCAACGTTAGTGGGTTTATGGAATACTTTGTACTACAAAACACTAGACTGCATCTTGTCATGGAAATGGCTAGGACCATTGCCGATGGTATTTACCACACAAGCAAGCTTTATGAACCAAGCTATTTCTCCAAGCTAAAATGGCAAATAGGCCAAGAGCAGGAACAAACTCCATAA
- a CDS encoding ParA family protein produces MGKVIAIANQKGGVGKTTTSVNLGACLAYIGKRVLLVDIDPQGNATSGVGIEKADVDQCVYDVLVDDVDAGQVIRPTAVENLYSLPATIQLAGAEIELVPTISREVRLKRALEKVMDEFDYILIDCPPSLGLLTLNALTAADSVLIPVQCEYYALEGLSQLLNTVRLVQKHLNHDLKVEGVLLTMLDARTNLGIQVIEEVKKYFQDKVYKTIIPRNVRLSEAPSHGEPIIIYDSKSRGAEVYLDLAKEVVMNG; encoded by the coding sequence ATGGGAAAAGTAATTGCAATAGCAAACCAAAAGGGCGGTGTGGGTAAGACAACCACTTCTGTTAATCTTGGTGCTTGCTTAGCTTACATAGGAAAAAGGGTGTTATTGGTAGATATTGATCCGCAGGGGAATGCTACCAGTGGTGTTGGAATTGAAAAGGCGGATGTTGATCAGTGTGTCTATGATGTATTGGTTGATGATGTGGATGCAGGGCAGGTCATCAGACCGACAGCAGTAGAAAATCTTTATTCTCTCCCAGCCACCATTCAGCTTGCTGGAGCGGAGATTGAGTTGGTACCTACAATATCGAGGGAAGTCCGTCTTAAAAGGGCTTTGGAGAAAGTAATGGATGAATTCGATTATATACTAATAGACTGTCCCCCTTCACTTGGTCTCTTGACGCTTAATGCATTGACTGCTGCTGATTCTGTCCTCATCCCAGTACAATGTGAGTACTATGCATTAGAAGGGCTAAGTCAGCTATTGAATACCGTCCGTTTAGTACAAAAGCATCTAAATCATGATTTAAAGGTAGAAGGTGTTCTATTAACGATGCTTGACGCCCGAACTAATCTCGGAATTCAAGTGATTGAAGAGGTTAAGAAGTATTTTCAAGATAAGGTGTATAAGACCATTATTCCAAGAAATGTACGTCTAAGTGAGGCACCAAGTCATGGTGAACCGATTATTATCTATGATTCTAAATCTCGCGGTGCTGAAGTATATTTAGATTTAGCAAAGGAAGTGGTTATGAATGGCTAA
- the mnmG gene encoding tRNA uridine-5-carboxymethylaminomethyl(34) synthesis enzyme MnmG — MQYDAGNYDVIVIGAGHAGCEAGLAAARLGAKTLMITINLDMVAFMPCNPSVGGPAKGVVVREIDALGGEMGKNIDKTYIQMRMLNTGKGPAVRALRAQADKVSYQYEMKKTLENEKNLTLIQGMVENLIVEDDVCKGVVTKTGAVYQAKTVVITTGTFLRGEIILGELKYSSGPNNQQPSIKLSEHLEELGFNLVRFKTGTPPRVNSNTIDYSKTEIQPGDDEPRAFSYETTKFITDQLPCWLTYTNEQTHKIIDENLHRAPMFSGMVKGTGARYCPSIEDKIVRFNDKPRHQIFLEPEGRNTEEVYVQGLSTSMPEDVQHRILQSIPGLEKAQMMRAGYAIEYDAMEPSQLWPTLETKKVKNLYTAGQINGTSGYEEAASQGLIAGINAGLNVLGKEELILSRSDAYIGVLIDDLVTKGTNEPYRLLTSRAEYRLLLRHDNADLRLTEYGHKIGLISEERYERFTKKKEAIEAEINRLRNLILKPNQEVQGLIKSVGGSELKDGIRASDLLKRPEMSYELIEQIAKGDIELGPEVKEQVEIQIKYEGYIEKSLQQVERLKKMEDKKIPENIDYQSISGLATEARQKLEKIRPLSLAQASRISGVNPADISILLVYLEQGKIARVSNE, encoded by the coding sequence ATGCAATATGATGCAGGTAATTATGATGTGATTGTGATTGGAGCAGGGCATGCAGGCTGTGAGGCAGGGCTTGCTGCCGCCCGCCTTGGTGCTAAAACACTAATGATCACAATCAACCTCGATATGGTCGCTTTTATGCCATGTAACCCATCTGTCGGCGGTCCGGCTAAAGGAGTTGTCGTAAGGGAAATTGACGCACTTGGCGGGGAAATGGGTAAAAATATTGATAAAACCTATATTCAAATGAGAATGCTGAACACAGGTAAAGGCCCAGCCGTGCGTGCATTACGGGCACAGGCTGATAAGGTTTCCTATCAGTATGAAATGAAGAAAACCCTTGAAAATGAAAAGAACTTAACCTTGATTCAAGGGATGGTTGAAAACTTAATTGTCGAAGACGATGTATGTAAAGGGGTCGTTACGAAAACCGGGGCTGTGTATCAAGCCAAAACCGTCGTGATTACAACAGGCACGTTCCTACGCGGTGAAATTATTCTTGGGGAATTAAAATACTCCAGCGGACCGAATAACCAACAGCCATCCATCAAGCTTTCCGAGCATTTAGAGGAGCTTGGTTTTAATCTCGTTCGTTTTAAAACAGGTACCCCACCAAGGGTTAATAGTAACACGATTGATTATAGTAAAACGGAGATTCAGCCAGGTGATGATGAACCGCGTGCCTTCTCTTATGAAACAACAAAGTTTATTACGGATCAGCTGCCATGCTGGCTTACGTACACAAATGAACAGACTCATAAAATTATTGATGAAAACCTTCACCGTGCACCTATGTTCTCCGGAATGGTAAAAGGAACAGGAGCACGCTATTGCCCTTCCATTGAGGATAAGATTGTCCGTTTCAATGATAAGCCAAGACATCAAATTTTCCTTGAGCCTGAAGGGCGGAATACAGAAGAAGTATATGTTCAGGGTCTATCAACCAGTATGCCTGAGGACGTTCAGCATCGAATTTTACAATCCATCCCAGGCCTAGAAAAGGCGCAAATGATGCGGGCTGGCTACGCGATAGAATATGATGCCATGGAGCCTTCACAGCTGTGGCCAACACTAGAAACAAAGAAAGTGAAAAATCTATATACAGCTGGGCAAATTAACGGGACGTCAGGCTATGAGGAAGCAGCGAGTCAGGGCTTAATAGCTGGAATTAATGCTGGTTTAAATGTACTTGGCAAAGAAGAATTAATACTAAGCCGCTCCGATGCCTACATCGGTGTCTTAATCGATGACCTGGTGACAAAGGGGACGAATGAGCCATACCGTTTATTGACTTCAAGAGCGGAATACCGCTTGCTGCTTCGCCATGATAATGCCGACCTGCGTCTTACTGAATACGGCCACAAAATTGGTCTTATTTCCGAGGAACGTTACGAACGCTTTACGAAGAAAAAGGAAGCCATTGAGGCTGAAATTAACAGGCTTCGGAACCTCATTCTGAAGCCCAACCAAGAAGTTCAAGGATTAATTAAGAGTGTAGGTGGAAGTGAGCTGAAGGACGGTATCCGAGCATCTGATTTATTGAAGCGTCCTGAAATGAGCTATGAGCTTATTGAACAGATTGCGAAGGGTGATATCGAGCTTGGTCCTGAAGTAAAAGAGCAAGTAGAGATTCAAATTAAGTATGAGGGCTATATAGAGAAGTCATTGCAGCAGGTAGAGCGGTTAAAGAAAATGGAAGATAAGAAGATACCGGAAAATATCGATTATCAATCTATTTCAGGACTTGCCACAGAAGCAAGGCAGAAGCTAGAAAAGATTCGTCCGCTATCACTTGCCCAGGCATCGAGAATTTCAGGCGTGAATCCTGCTGATATTTCTATCCTGCTTGTTTACTTAGAGCAAGGGAAAATTGCCAGGGTGTCCAACGAATAA
- the rpsR gene encoding 30S ribosomal protein S18, producing MGGRRGGRAKRRKVCYFTANGITHIDYKDVDLLKKFISERGKILPRRVTGTSAKYQRKLTTAIKRARTMALLPYVSGE from the coding sequence ATGGGTGGACGCAGAGGCGGACGTGCAAAACGTCGTAAGGTTTGCTATTTCACAGCAAATGGTATCACTCACATCGACTATAAAGATGTAGATTTACTAAAAAAATTCATCTCTGAACGCGGTAAAATTTTACCTCGTCGTGTGACTGGTACAAGCGCTAAATACCAACGTAAATTAACAACTGCTATCAAACGTGCTCGTACAATGGCATTGTTACCATACGTATCTGGTGAATAA
- the rpsF gene encoding 30S ribosomal protein S6 — MRKYEVMYIIRPNIEDEAKKALVERFNTILTDNGAEIAEAKDWGKRRLAYEINDFRDGYYQLINVNAEPAAVEEFSRLAKINEDIIRHIVVKNEK, encoded by the coding sequence ATGAGAAAGTACGAAGTAATGTACATCATCCGCCCAAATATTGAAGATGAAGCTAAAAAGGCTCTAGTTGAGCGTTTTAACACAATCTTAACTGATAATGGCGCGGAAATTGCCGAAGCAAAGGATTGGGGTAAACGTCGTCTTGCATATGAAATCAATGATTTCCGTGACGGATACTACCAACTAATCAATGTTAACGCTGAGCCAGCTGCAGTTGAAGAATTCAGCCGTCTAGCTAAAATCAACGAAGACATCATTCGTCATATTGTTGTTAAAAACGAAAAGTAA
- a CDS encoding ParB/RepB/Spo0J family partition protein, whose product MAKGLGKGLGKGLGRGLDALLPKVDTVDNKEAIEEIEIKDCKPNPYQPRKIFAEEAIEELKQSVIEHGILQPLIVRKTIKGYEIVVGERRYRAAKAANLTKVPVVVRELSEQQMMEFAVLENLQREDLTPIEEASAYQLLMERLKLTQEDLAKRLGKSRPHIANHIRLLSLPPKIQEMISEGKISMGHGRALLGLRKKEAIPSVVEKVLKDGLNVRQLEQLIQQLNNPVPRETKKPVAEKDVFIQAQESTLRERFGTSVHIKQTKNKDKGKIEIEFFSSEDLERILEMLESR is encoded by the coding sequence ATGGCTAAAGGTCTTGGAAAGGGACTTGGTAAAGGATTGGGAAGAGGGTTGGATGCTTTATTACCAAAGGTTGATACAGTAGATAATAAAGAAGCCATTGAAGAAATTGAGATTAAGGATTGTAAGCCGAACCCTTACCAGCCACGGAAAATCTTTGCTGAGGAAGCGATTGAGGAGCTAAAGCAGTCTGTTATCGAGCATGGAATACTGCAGCCACTTATCGTTAGAAAAACGATTAAAGGCTATGAAATTGTTGTCGGTGAAAGGCGTTATCGTGCAGCCAAAGCAGCAAATCTGACGAAGGTCCCTGTTGTTGTCAGGGAATTGTCTGAGCAGCAAATGATGGAATTCGCTGTGCTTGAGAACCTGCAGCGGGAGGATTTAACTCCAATTGAAGAAGCTTCTGCCTATCAGCTATTAATGGAAAGGTTGAAATTAACGCAAGAGGACTTAGCGAAAAGACTTGGGAAAAGTAGACCGCATATTGCCAACCATATTCGTCTATTGTCGCTCCCTCCGAAAATCCAGGAAATGATTTCGGAAGGTAAAATTTCAATGGGACATGGTCGGGCACTACTGGGTCTGCGTAAGAAGGAAGCCATTCCAAGCGTTGTTGAAAAGGTGTTAAAGGATGGCTTAAATGTTCGGCAATTAGAGCAGTTAATCCAGCAGTTAAATAATCCTGTTCCACGTGAAACAAAGAAGCCAGTCGCAGAGAAGGACGTTTTTATTCAAGCACAGGAATCCACCTTACGGGAACGATTTGGGACAAGTGTTCATATTAAGCAAACCAAAAACAAAGATAAGGGGAAAATTGAAATTGAATTTTTCTCTAGCGAGGATCTCGAACGCATATTAGAAATGCTAGAGTCGAGATAA
- a CDS encoding mechanosensitive ion channel family protein: MDYFAKIIRNILEKMANEDAWISIGEGCLKILGILLISMIVVRLGKLAIQNIFAARRHSPLRISERREATLLKLLQNVLTYVIYFIAILMILSTLTIDVGALLAGAGIVGLAVGFGAQSLVKDIITGFFIIFEDQFSVGDHVRIGQFEGTVEEIGLRTTKIKQWTGELHILPNGSIIEVTNFSMHNSVAVVDISISYEEDIKRVEEVIRALLSTMMDKYEDIVSEPQLLGVQSLGASEVLLRVTAETTPMRHFPIARELRKEIKLCLDKQGIEIPYPRLVMYSRQEHEPALKQGV, from the coding sequence ATGGATTATTTCGCAAAGATAATACGGAATATTTTGGAAAAAATGGCTAACGAGGATGCTTGGATTAGTATTGGTGAGGGATGTTTAAAGATTCTAGGTATTCTGCTAATCAGTATGATTGTTGTTCGACTCGGTAAGCTGGCGATTCAAAATATTTTCGCGGCTAGAAGGCATTCGCCTCTGAGAATTTCTGAGCGCAGAGAAGCAACGCTTTTAAAGCTGCTACAGAATGTATTAACGTACGTTATTTATTTCATTGCTATACTAATGATACTATCAACCTTGACGATTGATGTTGGAGCGCTCTTGGCCGGGGCTGGTATTGTAGGTCTTGCAGTGGGATTTGGCGCCCAAAGCCTTGTAAAGGATATCATCACAGGATTTTTTATCATCTTCGAGGATCAGTTCTCTGTTGGAGATCATGTTCGAATCGGTCAGTTTGAAGGGACTGTTGAGGAGATTGGCTTAAGAACAACCAAAATTAAACAATGGACAGGAGAACTTCATATCTTACCGAATGGGAGTATCATCGAGGTAACGAATTTCTCCATGCATAATAGTGTGGCGGTTGTTGACATCAGTATTTCCTATGAAGAAGATATTAAAAGAGTCGAAGAGGTGATTCGGGCGCTTCTTAGCACGATGATGGATAAATATGAGGATATTGTTTCAGAGCCTCAATTACTCGGTGTGCAAAGCCTTGGTGCATCAGAGGTGCTACTGCGGGTTACTGCTGAAACCACCCCAATGAGGCATTTCCCGATAGCGAGGGAATTAAGAAAGGAAATTAAGCTTTGTCTTGATAAACAAGGAATTGAAATCCCTTATCCAAGGCTTGTCATGTATTCCAGACAGGAGCATGAGCCTGCATTAAAACAAGGGGTTTAG
- a CDS encoding DUF554 domain-containing protein has product MFILGTAVNSLLIIVGSIIGKVLNRIPEQMKTTIMYAMGLAVMVLGLQMGLKSENFLIVILSLAFGTMMGELLRLEDRLNNLGVWLENKLGAKAKGSVAQGFVTATLIFVIGAMSILGALDSGIRGDHAVLYTKGILDGITAFVLTTTLGIGVIFSAIPVFLYQGLIALFATQIDRLVPAALMDQFILEMTATGGVMIIAIGLNVTGLTKIRVANLLPGILVTAIIVTGMYLFSF; this is encoded by the coding sequence ATGTTTATTTTAGGGACGGCAGTGAATAGTTTGTTAATTATTGTGGGGTCAATTATCGGTAAGGTTCTAAATCGGATTCCGGAACAGATGAAAACGACTATTATGTATGCCATGGGTCTAGCCGTTATGGTATTAGGACTGCAAATGGGGTTGAAAAGTGAAAATTTCTTAATTGTCATCCTGAGTCTAGCATTTGGTACGATGATGGGCGAATTACTCAGGCTGGAGGATAGATTAAATAATTTGGGTGTATGGTTGGAAAATAAATTAGGTGCTAAGGCAAAGGGGAGTGTTGCCCAAGGGTTTGTTACAGCTACCTTAATTTTTGTCATAGGTGCTATGAGTATTCTCGGGGCATTGGACAGCGGAATTCGCGGCGATCATGCAGTCCTGTATACAAAGGGAATTCTTGATGGCATTACGGCGTTTGTTTTAACGACAACCTTGGGTATTGGGGTTATCTTTTCTGCTATTCCTGTCTTTTTATATCAGGGACTTATTGCCTTATTTGCCACTCAAATTGACCGCTTAGTTCCTGCGGCCTTAATGGATCAATTTATTCTTGAAATGACAGCAACCGGTGGAGTCATGATTATTGCCATTGGCTTAAATGTGACAGGATTAACAAAAATTCGAGTAGCCAATTTACTACCTGGTATACTAGTGACTGCAATCATTGTAACAGGAATGTATCTATTTTCATTCTAG
- the rsmG gene encoding 16S rRNA (guanine(527)-N(7))-methyltransferase RsmG, whose translation MNTEQFIKLLAEKGISLTTKQIEQYETYYRLLVEWNEKMNLTAITDKEDVYLKHFFDSITAGFYFNFDQELKVCDVGAGAGFPSIPIKIAFPKIHVTIVDSLNKRIHFLEHLREQLQLENVRFIHDRAETFGQLKDHREAYDVVTARAVARMSVLSELCLPLVKVGGTFIAMKGASGSDELQAGKKAITLLGGAVKESFSFSLPYEESERNIFLIRKEKQTPKKYPRKPGTPNRSPIE comes from the coding sequence ATGAATACAGAACAATTTATTAAGCTGCTTGCGGAGAAGGGAATATCCCTTACTACTAAACAAATCGAACAATATGAAACCTATTACAGGTTGCTTGTGGAATGGAATGAAAAAATGAATTTAACAGCGATTACGGATAAGGAGGATGTCTATTTAAAGCATTTCTTCGATTCCATCACTGCTGGATTTTACTTCAATTTTGACCAAGAGCTAAAGGTTTGTGATGTCGGTGCTGGTGCAGGATTTCCCAGCATCCCAATAAAAATCGCCTTTCCGAAAATCCATGTCACCATTGTCGATTCTCTTAATAAAAGAATCCATTTCCTCGAGCATTTGAGAGAGCAGCTTCAGCTCGAGAATGTACGATTTATTCATGACCGTGCGGAAACCTTTGGTCAGTTAAAGGACCATCGAGAAGCCTATGATGTCGTGACAGCCCGAGCAGTAGCGAGAATGTCGGTATTAAGTGAGCTCTGTCTTCCTCTAGTGAAGGTTGGCGGAACCTTTATTGCGATGAAGGGTGCGAGCGGAAGTGATGAGCTTCAGGCGGGGAAAAAAGCCATCACATTATTAGGTGGTGCAGTAAAAGAGTCCTTCTCCTTCTCTTTACCGTATGAAGAGAGCGAACGAAATATCTTTTTGATAAGGAAAGAAAAGCAGACACCAAAGAAATATCCACGTAAACCGGGTACACCTAATCGAAGCCCTATTGAATAG